In bacterium, a genomic segment contains:
- a CDS encoding glutamine--tRNA ligase/YqeY domain fusion protein gives MKGFQNLEVAMGDNKEKTGVALPANFIRTIIEQDLAEGRFGDRKVHTRFPPEPNGYLHIGHAKSICLNFGIANEYGGLTNLRFDDTNPVKEDVEYVESIMEDVRWLGFDWQDRLFFASDYFEQLYQYAIELIKLGKAYVCDLSAEEMREYRGTLTQPGKESPYRNRSMEENLDLFKRMRAGEFPDGTRVLRARIDMASPNLNMRDPVIYRIKHADHHRTGSAWCVYPMYDYAHCLSDSLEGITHSICTLEFEDHRPLYDWFLDTLKLYHPRQVEFARLNLSYTVMSKRKLLQLVQEQRVSGWDDTRMPTLSGLRRRGYPPKAIRNFAETIGVAKRDSMVDLSLLEHCVREELNKTARRVMAVLRPLKVVIDNYPPDQVEEMTAVNNPEDPSMGVRKILFTRELYIEQDDFREDPPKKYFRLQPGGEVRLRYAYIIKCVSVHKDPVTQKVVEVHCTYDPETRSGSSQSDRKVKGTIHWVSASHALCGEVRLYENLFLKENLNDLQEGESFLDALNPNSVEVLEQCYLEPALKDAHPLDRFQFERLGYFCIDKDSTPDKIKVNRTVTLRDTWAKIEKADQRA, from the coding sequence ATGAAGGGCTTTCAGAATTTAGAGGTTGCCATGGGAGACAACAAAGAAAAGACGGGAGTCGCTCTACCCGCAAACTTTATTCGCACCATCATTGAGCAGGATTTGGCAGAGGGCCGTTTCGGCGACCGCAAGGTGCATACGCGCTTTCCGCCGGAACCCAACGGATATTTGCATATCGGGCATGCGAAATCGATTTGCCTGAACTTTGGCATCGCCAACGAATACGGCGGCTTGACCAACCTGCGTTTCGACGACACCAATCCAGTGAAAGAGGATGTCGAATATGTGGAATCCATCATGGAGGATGTCCGCTGGCTCGGATTTGATTGGCAGGATCGGCTGTTCTTTGCCTCCGATTATTTTGAACAGCTGTATCAGTATGCGATAGAACTGATCAAGCTCGGTAAAGCCTATGTCTGTGACCTTTCGGCTGAGGAGATGCGCGAGTATCGCGGCACTTTGACTCAGCCGGGCAAAGAAAGCCCCTATCGCAACCGGTCCATGGAAGAGAATCTTGATCTCTTTAAGCGCATGCGCGCCGGCGAATTTCCGGATGGGACGCGGGTGCTGCGCGCCCGCATCGACATGGCCTCGCCCAATCTGAATATGCGCGATCCGGTGATCTACCGCATCAAGCATGCAGACCATCATCGCACCGGTTCGGCCTGGTGCGTTTATCCGATGTATGATTATGCGCACTGCCTATCCGATTCGCTGGAGGGGATCACCCATTCGATCTGCACCCTGGAGTTTGAAGACCATCGTCCGTTGTACGATTGGTTTTTAGACACGCTGAAATTATATCATCCCCGGCAGGTGGAATTCGCCAGACTCAACCTGAGTTACACGGTGATGAGCAAGCGTAAATTGCTGCAACTGGTGCAGGAGCAGCGGGTGAGCGGTTGGGATGATACGCGCATGCCTACGCTCTCGGGATTGCGACGGCGCGGGTATCCGCCGAAGGCCATCAGAAATTTCGCCGAGACCATCGGCGTGGCCAAGCGCGACAGCATGGTGGATTTGTCGCTGCTGGAACATTGCGTGCGCGAAGAGTTGAACAAGACCGCCAGACGGGTGATGGCGGTTCTGCGGCCGCTCAAGGTGGTCATCGATAATTATCCGCCGGATCAAGTGGAAGAGATGACCGCTGTCAACAACCCCGAAGATCCATCGATGGGTGTGCGAAAGATCCTGTTCACCCGCGAGTTGTACATCGAACAGGATGATTTTCGCGAAGATCCACCCAAGAAATATTTTCGACTGCAACCGGGCGGAGAGGTACGACTGCGCTACGCCTATATCATTAAATGCGTCAGTGTGCATAAGGACCCCGTCACCCAAAAGGTGGTGGAGGTGCACTGCACCTATGATCCGGAGACGCGCAGCGGTTCTTCTCAGAGCGATCGCAAGGTCAAGGGAACCATCCACTGGGTCTCCGCCAGCCACGCTCTGTGCGGAGAGGTGCGGCTGTATGAAAATCTTTTTCTCAAAGAAAATTTAAATGATCTGCAAGAGGGCGAAAGTTTTCTGGATGCGTTGAATCCAAATTCAGTGGAAGTGCTGGAGCAGTGCTATCTCGAGCCTGCGCTGAAGGACGCTCACCCCTTGGACCGATTCCAGTTTGAGCGGCTGGGCTATTTCTGTATCGATAAAGATTCCACACCGGATAAAATTAAGGTGAACCGGACGGTAACGCTCAGGGACACTTGGGCTAAAATTGAAAAGGCGGATCAAAGAGCCTGA
- a CDS encoding elongation factor G: protein MAIDLTKMRNIGISAHIDSGKTTLTERILYYTQKIHAIHEVRGKDGHGATMDSMALERERGITIQSASTNVTWKNYDINIIDTPGHVDFTIEVERSLRVLDGAILVLCAVGGVQSQTITVDRQMTRYKVPRIAFVNKCDRMGANPQRVADQLHDKLNHTAALMQWPIGLESRFEGLIDLVTMKAYYFDGANGEHIREENIPAELLPIALEKRDLLIDRVSLYDDELAEAYLEDRVTEDLIYRAVRKGTLSLNFIPVFIGSAFKNKGVQALLDAVIKYLPSPKEIENKAFDLDNDNAEVVLQSDPTLPTVLLAFKLDDTRFGQLTYVRLYQGTLRKGDEIYNRRCQRKVRVGRLIRMHADEMEDISAAEAGDIVALFGIDCASGDTFTDNTVNYSMSSMFVPTPVISLSIKPVDNKSGENMAKALNRFVKEDPTFQTFVDPETNDTIIKGMGELHLEVYVERMRREYNVHLETGAPQVAYRESISQKTNFDYTHKKQTGGAGQYGRVCGIIEPFHQGDFEFIDEIKGGVIPTEYVPACEKGFIQALQKGPLVGFPIVGVRVTLNDGNYHPVDSSDMAFQQAAFGAFRESYLRCKPIILEPIMRVGVETPPEYQGQVLATINQRRGMILSATEDKVLTAIEAEVPLSEMFGYSTVLRSATQGKAEFTMEFSRYAKVPESIAENLKKAFQEKQKQQK, encoded by the coding sequence ATGGCCATCGACTTGACCAAAATGCGCAACATCGGCATCAGCGCGCACATCGACTCGGGCAAGACCACGCTGACGGAGAGAATCCTCTACTACACCCAAAAGATCCACGCCATTCATGAGGTCCGCGGCAAGGACGGCCACGGCGCAACCATGGATTCCATGGCGTTGGAACGCGAACGCGGAATCACCATCCAGTCCGCTTCCACCAACGTGACCTGGAAGAATTACGACATCAACATCATCGATACGCCGGGCCATGTAGATTTCACCATTGAGGTGGAGCGCTCGCTCCGTGTGCTCGACGGCGCCATCCTGGTGCTCTGCGCCGTAGGCGGCGTGCAGTCGCAGACCATCACGGTGGACCGCCAGATGACGCGCTACAAGGTTCCCCGCATCGCTTTTGTGAACAAGTGTGATCGCATGGGCGCCAATCCGCAGCGGGTGGCCGATCAGTTGCATGATAAACTCAACCACACAGCCGCGTTGATGCAATGGCCGATCGGGCTGGAGAGCCGGTTCGAGGGGCTCATCGATCTGGTCACGATGAAAGCCTATTATTTTGACGGCGCCAACGGTGAACACATCCGCGAAGAGAACATCCCGGCCGAGCTGCTGCCTATCGCTCTGGAAAAACGGGACCTGTTGATCGATCGCGTGTCTCTATACGACGACGAGCTGGCTGAAGCATACCTCGAAGACCGCGTCACTGAGGATCTGATCTACCGTGCCGTGCGCAAGGGCACCCTGAGCCTGAATTTCATTCCCGTGTTTATCGGTTCTGCATTTAAAAACAAAGGCGTGCAAGCGCTGTTGGATGCAGTCATCAAATACCTGCCGTCGCCGAAAGAGATCGAGAACAAAGCCTTTGATCTGGACAACGACAATGCAGAGGTGGTGCTGCAATCAGACCCCACTCTCCCGACCGTGCTCCTGGCCTTTAAACTGGACGACACCCGTTTCGGCCAGCTCACCTACGTGCGGTTGTATCAAGGCACGCTGCGCAAGGGCGATGAGATCTACAACCGCCGCTGCCAGAGAAAGGTACGCGTCGGCCGACTCATCCGCATGCATGCCGATGAGATGGAGGATATCTCGGCCGCCGAAGCCGGCGACATCGTCGCTCTGTTCGGCATCGACTGCGCGTCCGGGGATACCTTTACCGACAACACGGTGAACTATTCCATGTCCTCGATGTTTGTGCCGACGCCGGTCATCTCGCTCTCCATCAAGCCGGTCGATAATAAATCCGGCGAAAACATGGCCAAAGCCCTGAATCGGTTCGTCAAAGAAGATCCGACTTTCCAGACGTTCGTCGATCCGGAAACCAACGACACCATCATCAAAGGCATGGGGGAGTTGCACCTAGAGGTCTATGTGGAACGGATGCGCCGTGAATATAACGTCCACCTGGAGACCGGCGCTCCGCAGGTGGCCTATCGCGAGAGCATTTCGCAGAAAACAAATTTCGATTACACCCATAAAAAGCAAACCGGCGGCGCCGGCCAGTACGGCCGCGTGTGCGGTATCATCGAACCGTTCCATCAGGGTGATTTTGAATTCATCGACGAAATCAAAGGCGGCGTCATCCCCACCGAATATGTCCCGGCCTGCGAAAAAGGATTCATCCAAGCGCTGCAAAAAGGGCCGCTGGTGGGCTTTCCCATCGTCGGCGTCCGCGTGACGCTCAACGACGGCAACTACCACCCGGTGGACTCATCGGACATGGCGTTCCAGCAAGCTGCATTCGGCGCATTCCGGGAATCGTACCTCCGTTGCAAACCCATCATCCTCGAACCCATCATGCGCGTCGGAGTGGAAACCCCTCCCGAATACCAGGGCCAGGTGTTGGCCACCATCAACCAGCGCCGCGGCATGATCCTCAGCGCCACTGAGGATAAAGTGCTCACCGCCATCGAAGCGGAAGTGCCGCTGAGCGAGATGTTCGGTTATTCCACCGTACTGCGCTCCGCCACGCAAGGCAAGGCCGAATTCACCATGGAGTTCTCTCGATATGCCAAGGTGCCTGAATCGATCGCAGAAAATTTGAAAAAAGCTTTTCAGGAAAAACAAAAGCAACAAAAGTAA
- a CDS encoding AAA family ATPase yields the protein MIKEELIKRSPIRILEQTLHGGLGPGHLGVFVSRKGVGKTACLVHFATDHLLRGQKVVHISFSDDPHHIANWYKQVYEEVAAAYQLESANLIFDELLRDRLILHFKNNGSNLLAVHKNLNIYVKQGGFIPKMIIVDGTHFVEKSRAVLQEWQNLAKDFDTQIWFSATLPANAGSAAEFIKPFIQYFSVVIELNAQPDHIQLHLLKDQDATSCEKLRLRLDPKSLLISNRRV from the coding sequence ATGATCAAAGAAGAACTCATCAAACGCAGCCCCATCCGCATCCTCGAGCAAACCCTACACGGCGGTTTGGGGCCAGGCCATCTGGGCGTGTTCGTTTCCAGAAAAGGTGTGGGTAAAACCGCCTGCCTGGTTCATTTCGCCACCGACCACCTGCTCCGCGGCCAAAAGGTTGTGCACATCTCCTTTTCCGATGATCCTCATCACATCGCCAACTGGTACAAACAGGTGTATGAGGAGGTGGCGGCAGCCTATCAGCTTGAAAGCGCCAACCTGATCTTTGATGAGTTGTTGCGCGACCGGTTAATTTTACATTTTAAAAACAACGGCTCGAATCTGCTGGCGGTGCACAAAAACCTGAACATCTATGTAAAACAGGGCGGATTCATTCCAAAGATGATCATTGTCGACGGAACCCATTTCGTCGAAAAGAGCCGGGCCGTCCTGCAGGAATGGCAAAACCTGGCCAAAGACTTTGACACCCAGATCTGGTTTTCTGCAACCCTGCCTGCGAATGCCGGCTCGGCTGCAGAATTTATTAAACCTTTCATCCAATATTTCTCTGTGGTCATCGAACTGAACGCCCAACCGGATCATATCCAGTTGCATCTGCTCAAAGATCAAGACGCCACCTCCTGCGAAAAACTACGGCTCCGCCTGGACCCTAAATCACTGCTCATCTCTAATCGGCGGGTGTAA